One part of the Sphingobacterium sp. LZ7M1 genome encodes these proteins:
- a CDS encoding AraC family transcriptional regulator, which produces MGCIRILSYLLLWILPFQVYSQRTVFEKRYAAVRSEFLANNYEEALRVADSLEQISTSETSKIRSKSLLALVHQSIGTYSIAINYAKQADRLSDLIGLSDFEASSALVLASIYRDIGIHEEVSRYIHRAKANIKSVNDSLVRNQLDIWVLQEEAYQYINQKRYVDALECMNLAVNKKGYIDFNNPRSLLIRSKNYLIIAQCYMEMGNYEESLTYLKMVMDEVYGFEHIIKAFTYQFLADSYFHLGQQENARKYLDLVIPYVNGSNNLYLKKEYYFLEAKYQRNIDRNDLAIQFVDKFNQIEEQKRNSAEIISNNLIKENLQEIKSLKRNNVILVWSIVISICVFILFYMIKVKPKSNKNENIYAGLAPLAEISNPSKPHTKDLHTNLEVQISLETETRLVKKLNDLEDDHFFLNKNITLGWLSNKLNSNQKYISYVIRKYKNQHFNDYILNLRIQYIVQQLESNKALLDYKLSYLADMAGFTSHSKFTLAFKSVMDTTPSLFIEELKQKH; this is translated from the coding sequence ATGGGATGCATTAGGATTTTGAGCTATTTATTGCTGTGGATACTTCCTTTTCAGGTTTATTCCCAAAGGACGGTGTTTGAGAAAAGGTATGCTGCAGTTCGTTCCGAATTTCTTGCCAATAATTATGAAGAAGCCCTTCGCGTTGCGGATTCATTGGAACAAATTTCAACATCGGAAACTTCTAAAATCCGATCAAAATCTCTTTTAGCTTTAGTTCATCAAAGCATTGGAACCTATTCTATAGCAATTAATTATGCTAAACAAGCAGATCGGCTTTCTGACCTTATAGGTCTTTCGGATTTTGAAGCCAGCAGCGCATTAGTTCTTGCATCAATATACAGAGATATTGGTATACATGAAGAAGTCAGCCGATATATCCATAGAGCCAAGGCCAATATTAAATCTGTTAATGATAGCCTGGTCAGGAACCAGCTCGATATTTGGGTCCTTCAAGAAGAAGCCTATCAATACATAAATCAGAAAAGGTATGTTGATGCCTTAGAATGTATGAATTTAGCCGTTAACAAAAAAGGTTATATTGACTTTAACAACCCTCGATCCTTATTAATTAGATCCAAAAACTATTTAATAATTGCGCAATGTTACATGGAGATGGGTAATTATGAGGAAAGCCTAACGTACCTTAAAATGGTCATGGATGAAGTTTATGGCTTCGAACATATCATTAAGGCTTTTACCTATCAATTCCTGGCTGACAGCTATTTTCATTTGGGTCAACAGGAAAACGCCAGGAAGTATTTAGATCTCGTAATTCCTTATGTAAATGGGTCTAATAACCTCTACCTTAAGAAAGAATACTACTTTTTAGAAGCAAAATATCAAAGAAATATCGACAGGAATGATCTAGCTATACAATTTGTGGACAAATTCAACCAAATCGAAGAACAAAAAAGAAATAGCGCGGAGATCATTAGCAATAACCTGATTAAGGAAAACTTACAGGAAATTAAATCCCTAAAAAGAAATAATGTCATTCTGGTTTGGTCGATTGTTATCAGTATATGTGTATTTATTCTCTTTTATATGATCAAGGTAAAACCTAAATCAAATAAAAATGAAAATATTTATGCAGGTTTGGCTCCTTTGGCTGAAATTTCCAACCCGAGCAAACCTCATACGAAGGATCTGCATACTAATTTAGAGGTACAGATATCCCTGGAAACCGAAACGAGACTGGTCAAGAAGCTTAATGATCTGGAAGATGACCATTTTTTCTTGAACAAGAATATTACTTTAGGCTGGTTGAGCAATAAACTGAACAGCAATCAGAAGTATATATCCTATGTAATACGAAAATATAAGAATCAACATTTCAATGATTATATATTGAATTTGAGGATCCAATATATAGTTCAGCAATTAGAGTCCAACAAGGCTCTATTGGACTATAAACTGTCTTACCTTGCGGATATGGCTGGGTTTACATCACATAGTAAATTCACACTAGCCTTTAAATCCGTAATGGATACTACACCATCCTTATTTATTGAGGAGTTAAAACAGAAGCACTAA
- a CDS encoding HEAT repeat domain-containing protein — protein sequence MNRNNLSEQNVLNEFESIYNIKGSRRGLKFLSKLLIQANLKSKIGKVAFNDNNYNIILNTYGLINFWELELVSNNLNRIFKAKKNLDDLKSNYQQQILHISAHNLPNRLNNKGPQKISKTENHEPYKFLDESFINEFNPLDEILVHQFLMVKADAGRLPLLSRWVRNSTNTAFRIFMIKEISFFNQRGCGAILASLLHNEPCNDIRLAIIETLICLKHKQSESHIIACYHSSNKKVKKAIIRAVTEFKTKFGLEFLNEIFFESKDSALKEELIQAMKIIRNHRDTETQEKTTTDTFFEEALTKQINYQIG from the coding sequence ATGAATAGAAATAATCTCTCGGAACAGAATGTCTTAAATGAATTTGAATCGATCTATAATATAAAAGGATCCAGAAGAGGCTTAAAGTTCCTATCCAAGTTATTGATCCAAGCCAACCTAAAATCTAAAATTGGAAAGGTCGCTTTTAATGATAATAACTATAATATCATTTTGAACACCTACGGACTCATTAATTTCTGGGAATTAGAACTTGTATCCAATAATCTGAATAGAATTTTTAAGGCAAAAAAGAATCTGGATGACCTGAAGAGCAATTATCAGCAACAGATCCTTCATATTTCAGCGCATAACCTCCCGAACAGGTTAAATAATAAAGGGCCGCAAAAGATTTCGAAAACTGAGAATCACGAACCCTATAAATTCTTGGACGAAAGTTTTATCAATGAATTTAATCCGCTGGATGAAATTCTCGTTCACCAATTTTTAATGGTGAAAGCTGATGCAGGCCGTTTACCGCTCTTGAGCAGATGGGTGAGGAACTCGACGAATACAGCTTTCAGGATTTTTATGATTAAAGAAATTTCATTTTTTAATCAACGTGGCTGTGGAGCTATATTAGCCAGTTTGCTGCATAATGAACCCTGTAATGATATCCGCTTGGCCATTATTGAAACATTGATCTGTTTAAAGCACAAACAGAGTGAATCACATATCATCGCCTGTTACCATTCCAGCAACAAAAAGGTGAAAAAAGCCATTATTAGGGCCGTTACTGAGTTTAAAACAAAATTTGGACTGGAGTTCCTGAATGAAATTTTCTTTGAATCCAAAGACAGTGCGCTAAAGGAAGAGTTAATCCAAGCCATGAAAATCATTAGAAATCACCGTGATACCGAAACTCAGGAAAAAACAACAACGGACACATTCTTTGAAGAAGCTCTAACGAAACAAATAAACTACCAAATAGGGTAA
- a CDS encoding DinB family protein has product MDAEEKQPEVWMRGPIPQVPALLQPVAHAILQVNEDIQKINSDKYEKQLWIKPYGMASIAFHLQHIAGVIDRLMTYSRGESLNEEQFDSLSQEGQRNDNLCLEDLKGNLERTVEVFIAALKRINPDSLTEERFLGRKKIPTTQIGLLFHAAEHAQRHYGQLLVTLNLLHHMDHTA; this is encoded by the coding sequence ATGGACGCAGAAGAAAAACAACCAGAAGTATGGATGCGAGGTCCAATCCCTCAAGTTCCAGCTTTGCTTCAACCTGTCGCACATGCCATATTGCAGGTCAATGAAGATATCCAAAAAATTAACTCAGACAAATATGAAAAACAATTATGGATCAAGCCATATGGCATGGCATCAATTGCATTTCATTTACAGCATATAGCCGGAGTAATAGATCGATTGATGACCTATTCGCGGGGGGAATCCTTAAATGAAGAGCAATTTGATTCTCTCAGTCAAGAGGGGCAACGAAATGACAACCTATGTTTGGAAGACTTAAAGGGTAATTTGGAAAGGACTGTTGAAGTTTTTATAGCGGCATTAAAGCGCATCAATCCGGACAGCCTAACCGAAGAACGGTTCTTGGGTAGAAAAAAGATACCTACAACGCAAATCGGTCTCCTGTTCCATGCTGCAGAGCATGCACAAAGACATTATGGACAACTATTGGTCACCCTGAATTTATTACATCATATGGACCACACTGCATAG